The nucleotide sequence CAATTACAATAACTATCCCCACAGTACGCATCCAGTTAGTTAAAGCCAAGAGTTTTTCTACCAAACCCTGCCCATATCTAACCTTTTCTACCTCTTGGATTTTTTCCACTTCACCAGCTAAACGAGGCACATCTTCAGCCACTTTAGCTTTTAAACGATACATATCTGGCAAGGGATTATGTCCGCCAAGAGCTTCAATAATACTAGTATCATCCCCTAAACGCTGCTGAAGCCTTTCCAAACCTTCTTCTTTGGAAACAAATGTTACTTCTTCTACACCACCTAAGTTTTCAAACTTACGCCGCAGATTTAAAGCTTCATCTCTTTCCACTTCACTTCTTAAATAAGCGTTAATTTCCAATTCCGATTCCATTACTGTTGCCAAATGCTGCGAATTTAAAACTAATAACCAAGCACAGCCTAAAATTAATAAAGAAATAGCTACTGTAGCCATCGAAGCTAAACACATCACTTTATTCCTTTTCATGGAACGCAGGGCATCCCGAATCGAATATTCAAAACTGCTTAACCTCACTTAATACCCGCCCCTTTCTTCATCACGAATAAGCTGGCCGGCATCTAGTGCAATTACCCGTTTTTGCATTCGATTAACAATGTCCCGGTCATGAGTGGCAACAATTAATGTAGTTCCCCGTTTATTTATTGCTTGAAAAATATTCATAATTTCCCAAGAAGTATCTGGATCTAAATTCCCAGTAGGCTCATCAGCAATCACAATTAAAGGATTATTAATAATTGCCCGTGCAATACAAACTCGCTGCTGTTCTCCCCCGGAAAGTTGATGAGGGTAATTTCCCAATTTATCGGCCAAACCTACAGATTCTAAAATAGCGGGTACTTGTTCCCTTACTTCCTGTTTAGGTCTTTCAATAGCTTCCATGGCAAAAGCCACATTTTCATAAACCGTTCTTTCCATCAATAAACGAAAATCCTGAAACACAAAACCAATTTTACGACGATAATAAGGGATTTCCCGCTCCCTTAATCGGGAAACACTTTTCCCGTTAACCAAAATTTGCCCATCAGTAGGCAGTTCTTCTCTAATTAATAAACGGGTTAAAGTCGATTTCCCAGCCCCACTCGGACCTACCAAAAAAACAAATTCCCCCCTAGTAATATGTAAACTTATATCCTGAAGTGCTTTCACTGTGACTTCACCCTGATACGTTTTAGAAACATTAAACAATTGAATCATATTCACACCCCAAATTTCAGACAGTTTAAAACATAATCTTTCGCCTTTCACCAATATACATTTATTTCGACAAGTAAAAAAAAATCCCTGCTTAAAAACAGGAATTCAGCGTGGTAAAAACTTGTAGGTTTTATTTTCTTCTAATTACTCTTCTCACCGCTTCTTTAATATTGACTGCCCGCAAGCCATACTTTTCCAACAATTCATCAGGTTCACCTGATTCACCAAAAACATCTTTAACTCCTACTCTTTCTAAAGGTACTGGACAATTTTCGCCAACAACCTCTGCTACCGCACTTCCTAAACCACCAATAATACTGTGTTCTTCCGCGGTAACTAGTGCCCCAGTCTCACGTGCTGCCTGCAAAATAGCCCCTTCATCAAGTGGTTTCAATGTGGACATATTTAAAACTCTTACAGCAAATCCTTCTTCAGCCAACTCTTCCGCAGCTAACAAACTTTCAGCCACCATAATTCCACAAGCAATAATAGTTGCTTCCCGGCCTTCACGCAGCAGAGTAGCCTTCCCCAATTCAAATTCGGCTTCTTCCGGATAGATCACTGGCACAGGAGCCCGTCCCAAGCGTAAATAAGCTGGACCTTTTTGAGCAGCCACCGCCCAAATGGCTTTTTCCGCCTCAATGGCATCTGCGGGTACAATTACTTGCATATTGGGTAAAGCACGCATAATAGCCACATCTACAATAGCCTGATGTGAAGCACCATCAGCCCCCACAGTTAAACCAGCATGACTGGCGGCAATTTTAACATTTAAACAAGGATAAGCAATAGAATTTCGAATTTGTTCAAAGGCCCTTCCTGTAGCAAAAATAGCAAAAGTGCTGGCAAAAACAATTTTACCGGCAGCCGCTAAGCCAGCAGCTGTACCCATTAAATTTTGCTCGGCAATGCCCATATTAAAAAATCTTTCAGGATTATATTTACAAAATTCATAAGACCTTGTAGATCTAGATAAATCTGCATCCAAAACCACCATATTGGGATACTTCGTACCTAGTTTGGCTAAGGCCTTACCATACCCCTCTCGTGTAGCAATCTTTTTCATTACCCTGCTCCTTCCCTAAACTAATTCAGCTAAAGCCCTGGCTGCTTCCTCTTGACTTGGTGCATTACCATGCCAATCCAATTGATTTTCCATAAAAGAAACACCTTTACCTTTGATTGTGTCAGCAATAATTATTACCGGCTGTCCCACAACCTTTTTAGCCTCTACTACTGCCTCACTTATTTGCTCCCAAGAATGACCATCAATACGTCTTACTTGCCAACCAAAAGCCCTAAATTTATCTTCTAAAGGTTCGGGAGACATCACTTCTGCAACCGGACCATCAATCTGTAAACCATTGTAATCTAAAAAGGCAATTAAATTATCCAAACGATAGTGAGCCGCGGCCATTGCCGCTTCCCAAACTTGACCCTCTTGACATTCCCCATCCCCCAAAAGAACAAAAACGCGATAAGTTTTACGATCCAATTTTCCGGCTAAGGCCATCCCTACAGCAGTAGAAATACCCTGACCTAATGAGCCTGTGGACATGTCCACTCCAGGTACTTTGTGCATATCAGGATGACCCTGTAGTGGATAATTAATTTTCCTAATTTGTTTTAGCTCCTCTTTCGGGAAAAAACCCTTTTTAGCTAAAACCGCGTACAGAG is from Clostridia bacterium and encodes:
- a CDS encoding ABC transporter permease produces the protein MRLSSFEYSIRDALRSMKRNKVMCLASMATVAISLLILGCAWLLVLNSQHLATVMESELEINAYLRSEVERDEALNLRRKFENLGGVEEVTFVSKEEGLERLQQRLGDDTSIIEALGGHNPLPDMYRLKAKVAEDVPRLAGEVEKIQEVEKVRYGQGLVEKLLALTNWMRTVGIVIVIVIGMAAIFLIATSIRLTVFARRREIGIMKLVGATDWYIRWPFFLEGMIVGLVGAILAILFLHLFYANLVRNVILTLNFLPVLKELNVILHVYKWLLILGVFLGAAGSAISLRRFLKV
- the ftsE gene encoding cell division ATP-binding protein FtsE — protein: MIQLFNVSKTYQGEVTVKALQDISLHITRGEFVFLVGPSGAGKSTLTRLLIREELPTDGQILVNGKSVSRLREREIPYYRRKIGFVFQDFRLLMERTVYENVAFAMEAIERPKQEVREQVPAILESVGLADKLGNYPHQLSGGEQQRVCIARAIINNPLIVIADEPTGNLDPDTSWEIMNIFQAINKRGTTLIVATHDRDIVNRMQKRVIALDAGQLIRDEERGGY
- a CDS encoding transketolase family protein, with translation MKKIATREGYGKALAKLGTKYPNMVVLDADLSRSTRSYEFCKYNPERFFNMGIAEQNLMGTAAGLAAAGKIVFASTFAIFATGRAFEQIRNSIAYPCLNVKIAASHAGLTVGADGASHQAIVDVAIMRALPNMQVIVPADAIEAEKAIWAVAAQKGPAYLRLGRAPVPVIYPEEAEFELGKATLLREGREATIIACGIMVAESLLAAEELAEEGFAVRVLNMSTLKPLDEGAILQAARETGALVTAEEHSIIGGLGSAVAEVVGENCPVPLERVGVKDVFGESGEPDELLEKYGLRAVNIKEAVRRVIRRK
- a CDS encoding transketolase, encoding MEKIISWGELGEIAKEIRREIIKMLAEAGSGHPGGSLSAVEIITYLYFAEMRVDTENPKWPERDRFVLSKGHAAPALYAVLAKKGFFPKEELKQIRKINYPLQGHPDMHKVPGVDMSTGSLGQGISTAVGMALAGKLDRKTYRVFVLLGDGECQEGQVWEAAMAAAHYRLDNLIAFLDYNGLQIDGPVAEVMSPEPLEDKFRAFGWQVRRIDGHSWEQISEAVVEAKKVVGQPVIIIADTIKGKGVSFMENQLDWHGNAPSQEEAARALAELV